A genomic segment from Papilio machaon chromosome 10, ilPapMach1.1, whole genome shotgun sequence encodes:
- the LOC106717468 gene encoding rhomboid-related protein 3 isoform X1, whose product MSGKRTRSYRCAVHHRDREVSSENDFHLLLEDPTFFARMVHLVAMEVLPEERDRKYYQERYTCCPPPLFIICVTLLELGVFAWYAWGAGGVAAAAGPVPVDSPLVYRPDRRRELWRFLTYSVVHAGWLHLAFNLLVQLAVGLPLEMVHGGVRCGAVYLAGVLGGSLAASVLDPDVCLAGASGGVYALLAAHLANALLNFHTMRYGAVRLVAALAVASCDVGFAVHARYTKEAPPVSYAAHVAGALAGLTLGLLVLKHAQQRLWERMLWWAALGAYAACTLFAVLHNLLAGPAPDLHYLPPDPPNAGF is encoded by the exons ATGAGTGGCAAGCGCACGCGCAGCTATAGATGTGCCGTTCATCACAGAGATCGCGAGGTCAGCTCCGAAAACGACTTCCATCTGCTTCTTGAAGATCCTACATTTTTTGCCAG gATGGTGCACTTGGTGGCGATGGAGGTGCTGCCGGAGGAGAGGGACAGAAAGTACTACCAGGAGCGCTACACGTGCTGCCCGCCGCCGCTCTTTATCATCTGCGTCACTCTGCTAGAG CTGGGCGTGTTCGCGTGGTACGCGTGGGGCGCGGGTGGCGTGGCAGCGGCGGCGGGCCCCGTGCCAGTGGACTCCCCGCTGGTCTACCGGCCCGACCGCCGTCGTGAACTATGGCGCTTCCTCACCTATAGCGTGGTGCACGCTGGCTGGCTACACCTCGCCTTCAACCTCCTCGTACAGCTAGCG GTGGGTCTTCCCCTTGAGATGGTACACGGGGGCGTGCGGTGCGGCGCGGTATATCTGGCGGGTGTGCTGGGCGGCTCGCTGGCGGCCTCCGTGCTGGACCCGGACGTGTGCCTGGCGGGCGCGTCGGGCGGAGTGTACGCGCTGCTGGCGGCGCACCTCGCCAACGCTCTCCTCAACTTCCACACAATGCGGTACGGCGCCGTACGCCTCGTCGCCGCACTCGCCGTTGCTTCCTGCGACGTCGGCTTTGCCGTGCACGCCAGATACACTAAG GAGGCGCCGCCGGTGTCGTACGCGGCGCACGTGGCGGGCGCGCTGGCGGGGCTGACGCTGGGCCTGCTGGTGCTGAAGCACGCGCAGCAGCGGCTGTGGGAGCGGATGCTGTGGTGGGCGGCGCTGGGCGCGTACGCCGCCTGCACGCTGTTCGCCGTGCTGCACAACCTGCTGGCCGGACCGGCGCCCGACCTGCACTACCTGCCCCCCGACCCGCCCAACGCCGGATTCTGA
- the LOC106717468 gene encoding protein rhomboid isoform X2, translated as MVHLVAMEVLPEERDRKYYQERYTCCPPPLFIICVTLLELGVFAWYAWGAGGVAAAAGPVPVDSPLVYRPDRRRELWRFLTYSVVHAGWLHLAFNLLVQLAVGLPLEMVHGGVRCGAVYLAGVLGGSLAASVLDPDVCLAGASGGVYALLAAHLANALLNFHTMRYGAVRLVAALAVASCDVGFAVHARYTKEAPPVSYAAHVAGALAGLTLGLLVLKHAQQRLWERMLWWAALGAYAACTLFAVLHNLLAGPAPDLHYLPPDPPNAGF; from the exons ATGGTGCACTTGGTGGCGATGGAGGTGCTGCCGGAGGAGAGGGACAGAAAGTACTACCAGGAGCGCTACACGTGCTGCCCGCCGCCGCTCTTTATCATCTGCGTCACTCTGCTAGAG CTGGGCGTGTTCGCGTGGTACGCGTGGGGCGCGGGTGGCGTGGCAGCGGCGGCGGGCCCCGTGCCAGTGGACTCCCCGCTGGTCTACCGGCCCGACCGCCGTCGTGAACTATGGCGCTTCCTCACCTATAGCGTGGTGCACGCTGGCTGGCTACACCTCGCCTTCAACCTCCTCGTACAGCTAGCG GTGGGTCTTCCCCTTGAGATGGTACACGGGGGCGTGCGGTGCGGCGCGGTATATCTGGCGGGTGTGCTGGGCGGCTCGCTGGCGGCCTCCGTGCTGGACCCGGACGTGTGCCTGGCGGGCGCGTCGGGCGGAGTGTACGCGCTGCTGGCGGCGCACCTCGCCAACGCTCTCCTCAACTTCCACACAATGCGGTACGGCGCCGTACGCCTCGTCGCCGCACTCGCCGTTGCTTCCTGCGACGTCGGCTTTGCCGTGCACGCCAGATACACTAAG GAGGCGCCGCCGGTGTCGTACGCGGCGCACGTGGCGGGCGCGCTGGCGGGGCTGACGCTGGGCCTGCTGGTGCTGAAGCACGCGCAGCAGCGGCTGTGGGAGCGGATGCTGTGGTGGGCGGCGCTGGGCGCGTACGCCGCCTGCACGCTGTTCGCCGTGCTGCACAACCTGCTGGCCGGACCGGCGCCCGACCTGCACTACCTGCCCCCCGACCCGCCCAACGCCGGATTCTGA